A region of Streptomyces sp. R44 DNA encodes the following proteins:
- the folK gene encoding 2-amino-4-hydroxy-6-hydroxymethyldihydropteridine diphosphokinase: MKPTQSDPTVQPVPASVVETVDAADTTLSNPRWAVLALGANLGNRLETLQGAVDALGDTPGLRVKAVSPVYETAPWGVEPGTQPSYLNAVALVKTTLPPSSLLERAHAVEEAFHRVREERWGARTIDVDIVAYADVISEDPVLTLPHPRAHQRAFVLAPWHDVDPEAQLPGHGPVADLLAVLGHEGVTPRADLELRLPE; encoded by the coding sequence ATGAAGCCGACGCAGAGCGACCCCACCGTCCAGCCCGTGCCGGCCTCCGTCGTCGAGACCGTCGACGCCGCCGACACCACCCTCTCCAACCCCCGCTGGGCCGTCCTCGCCCTCGGCGCCAACCTCGGCAACCGCCTGGAGACCCTCCAGGGCGCCGTCGACGCCCTGGGCGACACCCCCGGCCTCCGGGTCAAAGCCGTCTCCCCCGTCTACGAGACGGCCCCCTGGGGCGTCGAGCCCGGCACCCAGCCCTCGTACCTCAACGCCGTCGCCCTCGTGAAGACGACGCTGCCGCCCTCCTCCCTCCTGGAGCGGGCCCACGCCGTCGAGGAGGCCTTCCACCGCGTCCGCGAGGAGCGCTGGGGCGCCCGCACCATCGACGTCGACATCGTCGCCTACGCGGACGTGATCTCCGAGGACCCCGTCCTCACCCTCCCCCACCCCCGCGCCCACCAGCGCGCCTTCGTCCTCGCCCCCTGGCACGACGTGGACCCCGAAGCACAGCTCCCCGGCCACGGCCCCGTGGCCGACCTCCTCGCCGTCCTCGGCCACGAAGGCGTCACTCCCCGTGCCGACCTGGAACTCCGTCTCCCGGAGTAG
- the hpt gene encoding hypoxanthine phosphoribosyltransferase gives MGTDLQSVLITKEEIDAKLAELAAKIDAEYAGKDLLIVGVLKGAVMVMADLARALSTPVTMDWMAVSSYGAGTQSSGVVRILKDLDTDIKGKHVLIVEDIIDSGLTLSWLLSNLGSREPASLEVCTLLRKPEAAKVAIDVKWIGFDIPNEFVVGYGLDYAEKYRNLPFVGTLAPHVYGG, from the coding sequence ATGGGCACCGACCTCCAGTCGGTGCTCATCACCAAGGAAGAGATCGACGCCAAGCTGGCAGAGCTGGCCGCGAAGATCGACGCGGAATACGCGGGCAAGGACCTGCTCATCGTCGGCGTCCTCAAGGGCGCGGTGATGGTGATGGCGGATCTGGCTCGCGCCCTGTCCACCCCCGTCACCATGGACTGGATGGCCGTCTCCTCCTACGGCGCCGGCACCCAGTCCTCCGGCGTCGTCCGGATCCTCAAGGACCTCGACACCGACATCAAGGGCAAGCACGTCCTGATCGTCGAGGACATCATCGACTCCGGCCTGACCCTGTCCTGGCTGCTGTCGAACCTCGGCTCCCGCGAGCCCGCCTCCCTCGAGGTGTGCACCCTCCTGCGCAAGCCGGAGGCCGCGAAGGTCGCCATCGACGTCAAGTGGATCGGCTTCGACATCCCCAACGAGTTCGTCGTCGGCTACGGCCTCGACTACGCGGAGAAGTACCGGAACCTGCCGTTCGTCGGCACGCTCGCCCCGCACGTCTACGGCGGCTGA
- the folB gene encoding dihydroneopterin aldolase, with protein MDRVALRGLKARGHHGVFPKEREEGQTFIVDLVLGLDTRPAAAEDDLTKTVHYGIVAEEVVDVVQGEPVDLIETLAERIAQQCLSHAGVQEVEVVVHKPDAPITVPFDDVTITITRSRR; from the coding sequence GTGGATCGTGTCGCGCTGCGCGGCCTCAAGGCCCGGGGCCACCACGGCGTCTTCCCCAAGGAGCGCGAGGAGGGTCAGACCTTCATCGTGGACCTGGTCCTCGGCCTGGACACCCGCCCGGCGGCCGCCGAGGACGACCTCACGAAGACCGTGCACTACGGCATCGTCGCCGAAGAGGTCGTCGACGTCGTCCAGGGCGAGCCCGTCGACCTCATCGAAACCCTCGCCGAGCGCATCGCCCAGCAGTGCCTCAGCCACGCCGGGGTACAAGAGGTGGAGGTCGTCGTCCACAAGCCGGACGCGCCCATCACCGTGCCGTTCGACGACGTGACCATCACGATCACCCGGAGCCGACGATGA
- a CDS encoding DUF3180 domain-containing protein, translated as MKQLRLKVLTGLFLVAGILSWGAARLWDAVGTLPSVPIAAPIVLAVIAVVLTATALSIRARLKAQRERRPGAKGVEPLMAARAVVFGQASALVAALVAGMYGGTGVFLLGSLDVPARRDQALYAAFSVAAGIAVIAAALFLERVCKLPEDDDNDKGRAPTA; from the coding sequence GTGAAACAACTGCGGCTGAAGGTGCTCACCGGACTGTTCCTCGTGGCCGGCATCCTCTCCTGGGGAGCCGCCCGGCTCTGGGACGCGGTCGGCACCCTCCCCAGCGTGCCGATCGCCGCACCCATCGTCCTCGCCGTGATCGCCGTGGTCCTCACCGCGACCGCCCTCTCGATCCGCGCCCGCCTCAAGGCCCAGCGCGAGCGCCGCCCCGGCGCCAAGGGCGTCGAACCCCTGATGGCGGCCCGCGCGGTGGTCTTCGGCCAGGCGAGCGCCCTGGTCGCCGCCCTCGTCGCCGGCATGTACGGCGGCACGGGCGTCTTCCTCCTGGGCTCCCTCGACGTCCCCGCCCGCCGCGACCAGGCCCTCTACGCGGCCTTCTCGGTCGCGGCGGGCATCGCCGTCATCGCCGCCGCCCTCTTCCTGGAGCGCGTCTGCAAGCTCCCGGAGGACGACGACAACGACAAGGGCCGCGCTCCGACCGCCTGA
- the tilS gene encoding tRNA lysidine(34) synthetase TilS — MGPHPAVAAIRLAVRRVLHDVITENTTGSEPLVLVACSGGADSMALASALAFEARKLPVRAGGITVDHGLQDGSDTRAAEVAGRMTALGLTPVESVTVTVGREGGPEAAARDARYAALDAAAERHGATAVLLGHTRDDQAETVLLGLARGSGIRSLSGMAAVSGTSGRYRRPFLQLDRQTVRKACIAQELAVWDDPHNSDPAYTRSRLRHEGLPALEKALGKGVVEALARTAQLSRDDADALDTWAADAETAVRDEAGALECAKLFGLPPAVRRRVLRRAVIAEGAPAGSLFARHIEEVDRLITGWRGQGAINLPGRVEARRQGGRLVIRQG, encoded by the coding sequence ATGGGTCCCCATCCTGCGGTCGCGGCGATACGCCTGGCGGTCCGCCGCGTACTCCACGACGTCATCACCGAGAACACGACCGGCTCCGAACCGCTCGTCCTCGTCGCCTGCTCCGGAGGCGCCGACTCCATGGCGCTCGCCTCCGCCCTCGCCTTCGAGGCCCGCAAACTCCCCGTACGCGCCGGCGGCATCACCGTCGACCACGGCCTCCAGGACGGCTCCGACACCCGGGCCGCCGAGGTCGCCGGACGCATGACCGCCCTCGGCCTCACCCCCGTCGAGTCCGTCACGGTCACCGTCGGCCGCGAAGGAGGACCCGAGGCCGCCGCCCGCGACGCCCGGTACGCCGCCCTCGACGCCGCCGCCGAGCGCCACGGCGCCACCGCGGTCCTCCTCGGCCACACCCGCGACGACCAGGCCGAGACCGTCCTCCTCGGCCTCGCCCGCGGCTCCGGCATCCGCTCCCTCTCCGGCATGGCCGCCGTCTCCGGCACCTCCGGCCGCTACCGGCGCCCCTTCCTCCAGCTCGACCGCCAGACCGTCCGCAAGGCCTGCATCGCCCAGGAACTCGCCGTCTGGGACGACCCGCACAACAGCGACCCCGCCTACACCCGCTCCCGCCTCCGCCACGAGGGCCTCCCCGCCCTCGAGAAGGCCCTCGGCAAGGGCGTCGTCGAAGCCCTCGCCCGAACGGCCCAGCTCTCCCGCGACGACGCCGACGCCCTCGACACCTGGGCCGCCGACGCCGAGACCGCCGTACGCGACGAGGCGGGCGCCCTCGAATGCGCCAAGCTCTTCGGGCTGCCCCCCGCCGTACGCCGCCGAGTCCTGCGCCGCGCCGTCATCGCCGAGGGCGCCCCCGCCGGCTCCCTCTTCGCCCGCCACATCGAAGAAGTCGACCGGCTCATCACCGGATGGCGTGGTCAAGGGGCCATCAACCTGCCCGGCCGCGTCGAAGCGCGCCGTCAGGGTGGCAGACTGGTCATCCGGCAAGGCTGA
- the folP gene encoding dihydropteroate synthase produces MSTTIDRGTAQGLPEWDRCAVMGVINVTPDSFSDGGRWFDTTAAVKHGLDLVAEGADLVDVGGESTRPGATRVDEDEELRRVIPVVRGLAAEGVTVSVDTMRAAVAARAVEAGAVLVNDVSGGLADPGMVPAVAAAEVPFVVMHWRGFSENMNSLAVYDDVVGEVVGELRTRMEAVVDGGIAPERIVIDPGLGFAKLAPHDLALVAHLPELRALGRPLLVAASRKRFLGHVLTREGATPPPARERDAATAAVSAIAAHTGAWAVRVHEVRATADAVRVARAVEGAA; encoded by the coding sequence ATGAGTACGACGATCGACCGGGGCACGGCCCAGGGCCTGCCGGAGTGGGACCGCTGCGCGGTCATGGGCGTGATCAACGTGACCCCCGACTCCTTCTCCGACGGCGGCCGCTGGTTCGACACCACGGCCGCCGTCAAACACGGCCTCGACCTGGTCGCCGAGGGCGCCGACCTCGTCGACGTCGGCGGCGAGTCCACCCGCCCCGGCGCCACCCGCGTCGACGAGGACGAAGAGCTCCGCCGCGTCATCCCCGTGGTCCGCGGCCTCGCCGCCGAAGGCGTCACCGTCTCCGTCGACACCATGCGCGCCGCCGTCGCCGCCCGCGCCGTCGAAGCCGGCGCCGTCCTCGTCAACGACGTCAGCGGCGGCCTCGCCGACCCCGGCATGGTCCCCGCCGTCGCCGCCGCCGAAGTCCCCTTCGTCGTCATGCACTGGCGCGGCTTCAGCGAGAACATGAACAGCCTCGCCGTGTACGACGACGTCGTCGGCGAGGTCGTCGGGGAACTCCGCACCCGCATGGAGGCCGTCGTCGACGGCGGCATCGCCCCCGAACGGATCGTCATCGACCCCGGCCTCGGCTTCGCCAAACTCGCCCCGCACGACCTGGCCCTCGTCGCCCACCTCCCCGAACTCCGCGCCCTCGGCCGCCCCCTCCTCGTCGCCGCCTCCCGCAAGCGGTTCCTCGGCCACGTCCTCACCCGCGAGGGCGCCACCCCGCCGCCCGCCCGCGAGCGCGACGCCGCCACCGCCGCCGTCTCCGCCATCGCCGCCCACACGGGCGCGTGGGCCGTCCGCGTCCACGAGGTACGGGCCACCGCCGACGCCGTACGGGTCGCCAGAGCCGTCGAGGGAGCCGCGTGA
- a CDS encoding nuclear transport factor 2 family protein: protein MSRTDRGTDEAAVEAANTAFYGAMETGDFESLSGLWLDDGATPITCVHPGWPVLTGRGEVLRSYALIMANTDYIQFFLTDLRISLAGDTALVTCTENILSGGPAEDGAELGPLVGQLVVATNVFRRTPAGWRIWSHHASPVLGDTEETGGPEDGPEASNPPV from the coding sequence GTGAGCCGCACGGACCGCGGCACCGACGAGGCAGCCGTCGAAGCCGCCAACACCGCCTTCTACGGGGCCATGGAGACCGGCGACTTCGAGAGCCTCTCCGGACTCTGGCTCGACGACGGAGCCACCCCCATCACCTGCGTCCACCCCGGCTGGCCCGTCCTCACCGGCCGCGGCGAGGTGCTCCGCTCGTACGCCCTGATCATGGCGAACACCGACTACATCCAGTTCTTCCTCACCGACCTGCGGATCTCCCTCGCCGGCGACACCGCCCTCGTCACCTGCACCGAGAACATCCTCAGCGGCGGACCCGCCGAGGACGGCGCCGAGCTCGGCCCCCTCGTGGGCCAGCTCGTCGTCGCCACCAATGTGTTCCGCCGCACACCCGCGGGCTGGCGGATCTGGTCCCACCACGCCTCCCCCGTCCTGGGAGACACCGAGGAAACGGGCGGTCCCGAGGACGGCCCCGAGGCTTCGAATCCACCCGTCTGA
- the folE gene encoding GTP cyclohydrolase I FolE: MTDPVTLDGEGMIGEFDEKRAENAVRELLIAVGEDPDREGLQQTPARVARAYRELLAGMHQEPEDVLTTTFDLGHDEMVLVKDIELVSFCEHHLLPFHGVAHVGYIPAESGKITGLSKLARLVDVFARRPQVQERLTTQIADSLMKILEARGAIVVIEAEHMCMSLRGIRKPGAKTTTSAVRGQLRDATTRAEAMSLILAR; encoded by the coding sequence ATGACCGACCCGGTGACGCTGGACGGCGAGGGCATGATCGGCGAGTTCGACGAGAAGCGCGCCGAGAACGCCGTACGGGAGCTCCTCATCGCGGTCGGTGAGGACCCGGACCGCGAGGGACTGCAGCAGACCCCTGCACGCGTTGCACGTGCATACAGGGAATTGCTGGCGGGGATGCACCAGGAGCCCGAGGATGTCTTGACCACAACTTTTGACCTCGGTCACGACGAAATGGTCCTCGTGAAGGACATTGAACTCGTTTCATTCTGCGAACATCATTTGCTCCCGTTCCATGGCGTGGCCCATGTGGGCTACATTCCGGCGGAAAGCGGCAAGATCACTGGACTCTCGAAGCTGGCGCGTCTGGTCGACGTCTTCGCGCGGCGCCCGCAGGTCCAGGAGCGGCTGACCACTCAGATCGCCGATTCGCTGATGAAGATCCTTGAGGCCCGTGGCGCGATCGTCGTGATCGAGGCCGAGCACATGTGTATGTCGTTGCGCGGCATCCGCAAGCCGGGCGCGAAGACGACCACCTCGGCGGTACGTGGCCAACTTCGTGACGCTACTACACGTGCTGAGGCTATGTCCCTGATATTGGCCCGTTAG
- the ftsH gene encoding ATP-dependent zinc metalloprotease FtsH: MDVKRYFRGPVMWIVLAVLAVVVLMQVVGSSEGYKTVDTGQVVQAIDKNQVKQAKLTTGDEQIIKIELVDGQKIDKSSKVQASYIGTQGADLADKLQEKFEAGQIEKGYTVSPTKQSPFVSILLSLLPFVLIVVVFLFLMNQMQGGGSRVMQFGKSKAKLITKDTPKTTFADVAGSDEAVEELHEIKEFLQEPAKFQAVGAKIPKGVLLYGPPGTGKTLLARAVAGEAGVPFYSISGSDFVEMFVGVGASRVRDLFEQAKANAPAIVFVDEIDAVGRHRGAGLGGGHDEREQTLNQLLVEMDGFDVKGGVILIAATNRPDILDPALLRPGRFDRQIAVDRPDMQGRLEILKVHQKGKPVAPDVDLSAVARRTPGFTGADLSNVLNEAALLTARSDQKLIDNKALDEAIDRVVAGPQKRTRIMSDKEKKITAYHEGGHALVAAASPNADPVHKITILSRGRALGYTMVLPEEDKYSTTRNEMLDQLAYMLGGRAAEELVFHDPTTGAANDIEKATGTARAMVTQYGMTERLGAIKFGGDNTEPFLGREMAHQRDYSEEVAALVDEEVKKLIETAHNEAWEILVENRDVLDNLVLALLEKETLGKEEIAEIFAPIVKRPARPAWTGSARRTPSTRPPVLSPKELALTNSANGTAAPAVDTTKGIDIAPVDTPED; encoded by the coding sequence ATGGACGTGAAGCGATACTTCCGTGGGCCGGTCATGTGGATCGTGCTGGCCGTCCTCGCCGTGGTCGTGCTGATGCAGGTCGTCGGCTCGTCCGAGGGCTACAAGACGGTGGACACCGGCCAGGTCGTCCAGGCGATCGACAAGAACCAGGTCAAGCAGGCAAAGCTCACCACCGGTGACGAGCAGATCATCAAGATCGAGCTCGTCGACGGCCAGAAGATCGACAAGAGCAGCAAGGTCCAGGCCAGCTACATCGGCACCCAGGGCGCGGACCTCGCCGACAAGCTCCAGGAGAAGTTCGAGGCCGGGCAGATCGAGAAGGGCTACACCGTCTCCCCGACGAAGCAGTCGCCCTTCGTCTCGATCCTGCTCTCGCTCCTCCCCTTCGTCCTCATCGTGGTCGTCTTCCTCTTCCTGATGAACCAGATGCAGGGCGGCGGCTCCCGCGTCATGCAGTTCGGCAAGTCCAAGGCGAAGCTCATCACCAAGGACACGCCGAAGACCACGTTCGCCGACGTCGCCGGCTCGGACGAGGCCGTCGAGGAACTCCACGAGATCAAGGAGTTCCTCCAGGAGCCCGCGAAGTTCCAGGCCGTCGGCGCCAAGATCCCCAAGGGCGTCCTGCTCTACGGTCCGCCCGGAACCGGCAAGACGCTCCTCGCGCGCGCCGTCGCCGGCGAGGCCGGCGTGCCGTTCTACTCGATCTCCGGCTCCGACTTCGTCGAGATGTTCGTCGGTGTCGGCGCCTCCCGGGTCCGCGACCTCTTCGAGCAGGCCAAGGCCAACGCTCCCGCGATCGTCTTCGTCGACGAGATCGACGCCGTCGGACGCCACCGCGGCGCCGGCCTCGGCGGCGGCCACGACGAGCGCGAGCAGACCCTCAACCAGCTCCTCGTCGAGATGGACGGCTTCGACGTGAAGGGCGGCGTCATCCTGATCGCCGCCACGAACCGCCCCGACATCCTCGACCCGGCCCTCCTGCGCCCCGGCCGCTTCGACCGGCAGATCGCCGTCGACCGCCCGGACATGCAGGGCCGTCTGGAGATCCTCAAGGTCCACCAGAAGGGCAAGCCGGTCGCGCCGGACGTCGACCTCAGTGCCGTCGCCCGCCGCACCCCCGGCTTCACCGGCGCGGACCTCTCCAACGTCCTCAACGAGGCGGCGCTCCTCACCGCCCGCAGCGACCAGAAGCTGATCGACAACAAGGCTCTGGACGAGGCGATCGACCGTGTGGTCGCGGGCCCGCAGAAGCGGACCCGGATCATGTCGGACAAGGAGAAGAAGATCACCGCGTACCACGAGGGCGGCCACGCCCTCGTCGCGGCGGCCTCGCCGAACGCCGACCCCGTCCACAAGATCACCATCCTGTCCCGCGGCCGTGCCCTGGGCTACACGATGGTGCTCCCGGAGGAGGACAAGTACTCGACCACGCGCAACGAGATGCTCGACCAGCTGGCGTACATGCTGGGCGGGCGCGCGGCCGAGGAGCTCGTCTTCCACGACCCGACCACGGGCGCGGCCAACGACATCGAGAAGGCCACCGGCACGGCCCGCGCGATGGTCACGCAGTACGGCATGACCGAGCGGCTCGGCGCCATCAAGTTCGGCGGCGACAACACCGAGCCCTTCCTCGGCCGTGAGATGGCGCACCAGCGCGACTACTCGGAAGAGGTCGCGGCGCTGGTCGACGAAGAGGTCAAGAAGCTCATCGAGACCGCGCACAACGAGGCCTGGGAGATCCTGGTCGAGAACCGCGACGTCCTCGACAACCTGGTCCTCGCCCTGCTGGAGAAGGAGACGCTGGGCAAGGAGGAGATCGCCGAGATCTTCGCCCCCATCGTCAAGCGCCCGGCCCGCCCGGCCTGGACGGGCTCGGCCCGCCGCACCCCGTCCACGCGCCCGCCGGTCCTCTCCCCCAAGGAGCTGGCCCTGACGAACAGCGCGAACGGCACGGCGGCCCCGGCGGTGGACACCACCAAGGGCATCGACATCGCCCCGGTGGACACCCCCGAGGACTGA
- a CDS encoding phosphatidylglycerol lysyltransferase domain-containing protein: MSVTVDGDKSGLVPVRVRRILRGPRPEKVPALVGTACTLIGLIDIAAGVFPRFRASRMHAVAEVLPGTLGPLSAALSLSVGVLLLLLAHGLKRNKRRAWRAAVVLLPLGAAAQFVWRHSVLGALLSLVLLTLLVRHRDEFAALPDPRSRWRALANFVVMGAGSIALGLVIVSAHPRRVVGSPSLADRLEHVLYGLLGIEGPVAYTKGVDWTVGYSLGALGMLTALTTIYLAFRPEHPAARLTDDDETRLRTLLDQHGGRDSLGHFALRRDKGVVFSPSGKAAVCYRVVSGVMLASGDPIGDVEAWPGAIERFMDEAKAHSWTPAVMGCSETGGQVWTRETGLDALELGDEAVVDVADFSLSGRAMRNVRQMVKRIERNGYTTQVRRVRDLDDEELERVRRAAADWRGTDTERGFSMALGRIGAPGDGDAVIATAHKDDDASPYGDLKAVIHFVPWGPDGMSLELMRRDRSADPGMNELLIVAALQASPDLGITRVSLNFAMFRAALARGEKIGAGPVLRIWRGLLVFLSRWFQIESLYKFNAKFRPRWEPRFVVYRKSRDLPRIGFAAMQAEGFVNVSLPRPFSRRRPAPAPRPCAHIVPAQTADREVRAA, from the coding sequence ATGTCTGTCACGGTAGATGGGGACAAATCAGGATTGGTTCCGGTTCGGGTCCGACGGATTCTCCGCGGCCCCCGTCCCGAGAAGGTCCCGGCCCTCGTCGGCACGGCCTGCACCCTCATCGGCCTCATCGACATCGCCGCCGGGGTCTTCCCCCGCTTCCGCGCCAGTCGCATGCACGCCGTCGCCGAAGTCCTCCCGGGCACCCTCGGCCCCCTCTCCGCCGCCCTCTCCCTGAGCGTCGGCGTCCTCCTCCTGCTCCTCGCCCACGGCCTCAAGAGGAACAAGCGCCGCGCCTGGCGCGCCGCCGTGGTCCTCCTCCCCCTCGGCGCCGCCGCCCAGTTCGTCTGGCGTCACTCCGTCCTCGGCGCCCTCCTCTCCCTCGTCCTCCTCACCCTCCTCGTACGTCACCGGGACGAGTTCGCCGCCCTCCCCGACCCCCGCAGCCGCTGGCGGGCCCTCGCCAACTTCGTCGTCATGGGCGCCGGATCCATCGCCCTCGGCCTCGTCATCGTCAGCGCCCACCCCCGCCGCGTCGTCGGCAGCCCCAGCCTCGCCGACCGACTCGAGCACGTCCTGTACGGACTCCTCGGCATCGAAGGCCCCGTCGCCTACACCAAGGGCGTCGACTGGACCGTCGGCTACTCCCTCGGCGCCCTCGGCATGCTGACCGCGCTCACCACCATCTACCTGGCCTTCCGCCCCGAGCACCCCGCCGCCCGCCTCACCGACGACGACGAGACCCGGCTCCGCACCCTGCTCGACCAGCACGGCGGCCGCGACTCCCTCGGCCACTTCGCACTCCGCCGCGACAAGGGCGTCGTCTTCTCCCCCAGCGGCAAGGCCGCCGTCTGCTACCGCGTCGTCTCCGGCGTCATGCTCGCCAGCGGCGACCCCATCGGCGACGTCGAAGCCTGGCCCGGCGCCATCGAACGCTTCATGGACGAGGCCAAGGCCCACTCCTGGACCCCCGCCGTCATGGGCTGCTCCGAGACCGGCGGCCAGGTCTGGACCCGCGAGACCGGCCTCGACGCCCTCGAACTCGGCGACGAGGCGGTGGTCGACGTCGCGGATTTCTCCCTCTCCGGCCGGGCCATGCGCAACGTCCGCCAGATGGTCAAACGCATCGAACGCAACGGCTACACCACCCAGGTCCGCCGGGTCCGTGACCTCGACGACGAAGAACTCGAACGCGTCCGCCGCGCCGCCGCCGACTGGCGCGGCACCGACACCGAACGCGGCTTCTCCATGGCCCTCGGCCGCATCGGCGCCCCCGGCGACGGCGACGCCGTCATAGCGACCGCCCACAAGGACGACGACGCCTCGCCCTACGGCGACCTCAAGGCGGTCATCCACTTCGTGCCCTGGGGCCCCGACGGCATGTCCCTCGAACTCATGCGCCGCGACCGCTCCGCCGACCCCGGCATGAACGAGCTCCTCATCGTCGCCGCCCTCCAGGCCTCCCCCGACCTCGGCATCACGCGCGTGTCCCTCAACTTCGCCATGTTCCGCGCCGCCCTCGCCCGCGGCGAGAAGATCGGCGCAGGGCCCGTCCTGCGGATCTGGCGCGGCCTCCTCGTCTTCCTCTCCCGCTGGTTCCAGATCGAGTCGCTCTACAAGTTCAACGCCAAGTTCCGGCCACGCTGGGAACCCCGCTTCGTCGTCTACCGCAAGAGCCGCGACCTGCCCCGCATCGGCTTCGCCGCCATGCAGGCCGAAGGCTTCGTGAACGTCTCCCTGCCCCGGCCCTTCTCCCGCAGGCGCCCCGCGCCGGCCCCCCGCCCCTGCGCCCACATCGTCCCCGCCCAGACGGCCGACCGTGAGGTCCGCGCGGCCTGA